A single window of Ischnura elegans chromosome 8, ioIscEleg1.1, whole genome shotgun sequence DNA harbors:
- the LOC124163263 gene encoding CDC42 small effector protein homolog, with protein MATYGGGRSGATAGLGAVGEMWLQWFSCCVDQSASQQHHWRSNGNTGGARGRHGRMVGNGVSRLDRSMIGSPTNFQHTGHIGSGDVQLGASHLRAIQTQMQSKGGYETAYCTPMGGMRTISPSATAIPIAVAAANHGVQHVQAC; from the exons ATGGCCACTTACGGAGGTGGCAGGAGTGGAGCCACAGCTGGTCTGGGTGCCGTCGGAGAGATGTGGTTGCAGTGGTTTTCTTGCTGTGTCGACCAGTCAGCCTCACAGCAG CATCACTGGAGAAGTAATGGAAATACTGGTGGTGCCAGAGGACGGCATGGGAGAATGGTTGGCAATGGTGTATCCAGATTGGACAGGTCTATGATCGGTTCTCCTACAAATTTCCAGCATACTGGGCATATAG GATCTGGTGATGTACAGCTGGGAGCCTCACACTTACGGGCCATTCAAACACAAATGCAGTCTAAAGGAGGTTATGAAACAGCATACTGTACTCCAATGGGTGGCATGAGAACCATTTCTCCCTCAGCTACTGCAATTCCTATAGCTGTTGCTGCTGCAAATCATGGTGTTCAACATGTTCAG gCGTGCTAA